In the Salvia miltiorrhiza cultivar Shanhuang (shh) chromosome 8, IMPLAD_Smil_shh, whole genome shotgun sequence genome, agggagacgtgcattcaTCCATGAGGACAAGGACTAGTGAGAGCGGCGACTTCACCACCTTGACTTCGGGCGAGGAAATCTCGTCTTCCCGCTCTATTTGAAACAAAGCGGTGAAGGCGGTGGCGAGAGCGACGAAGGGAAAGGAAAGACGAAAGGCTTGGCGTCGCAAGGCTCGGAGGCTCCACCCGAATGCAAGGAGTACATGACGAATACCGACGCCAAGCTCGATCGAATGATAGATGAGTACGCCACGAAGAATGCCCTCAAGAGGGAGATCCACGACGATCAGATCTTGTTCATGAGAGCAGCTAAGAAATCCACAAGGAACGAGTGGCGGCGATTCTAGCTCGGCAAAGGGGTGATGAAAATTAGCtagtttttttatgtaatttttaattatgtcctTAGTTTTTTTGTATGTAGTTTTTAGGTTTTTcaaattaatgaaattttaatttgaagtaattatgttatttaaattggtgcaatttaaattcaatgaaaaatacaaaaatctaAACTAATGAGAATGAGTCTCCCCAATGTGGGGTGGTTACTCATAAGTGGTCTCCCACTCCATTGAGTAAGAAGCTTACTCAAGGAAAGTGGTCTCCCTCAGTCCCATTATAAGTGATGCAGTTCTTTTAGGCACGATATTTAAGAAGTAGTTGTTTAGTGTAttaaatgtatttaattatatgtataattaaagatttaaaaaaattaaaaataaagaatgagtATTAGTTAGGGCGATTAGAAAAATAAGGGTgtaattagttttattaatagaatcttaaattctctaatttttatcaaaaaagaaaacgacTCATTTTCGTCGAAACAgttcaaaaaggaatacgattCACTTCGGTGGAACAGACCAAGTACTATTTtacaaattacaaatatatttttgaatataaattttgaatttagatATTTAATCCATCTATTAAATCTAAACCCAATATATTCTTTTACAGGAGTCTTAGTACACTTTTTGGGTCACAAGGAACAAATGCTTGGTCAAAATTCTTCATTTCGCAACCAATCAAAAGAGCACAGCTTTCTTCAAAGTTGATGGAAAAGAAAGAGGGAAGGAAACTTCCAGTGTCGTCAAAGTTGAAGTCTGTTTAGTCAAAATATGCTCAATTAAGGATTAAGGAGCTTTtgattataaataattataataaaaaagataaatatcccttttaccatgacacaaattttaataaattatttgagcgAGTCGTGAGTGGCATAATAATTtcacatttttattataattttaaattaattaatttaattgaatgGTGGATCCAGAACAACaataatgataaataaaaagtaatattgtGGTTATGATTAAGTGAACTGTGTGAATGGAATAAATGATCcaattttattgtaattttaaattgatcAATTTAGTTGAAAGATGTTtccaataataacaatattgaTAAATAAGGAGTAATATTGAAGGTTataattattgaaatatatttattaaaaaggaaataaaatgaatatatttttgagTATTTTTTGATGAACagagagtatttttttataataataaaataactagtTTATTAATTGaatcattaaataaaattaaaaagcaATGAAGAAAGTTATGacaatgaaataaaatgaaGCGATTACCACATGATTGATCCTACTTTTCTGGGCTCTTGCGTGGCTACATTTCCCTTTTATTTAGTTGACACTAacacatacatacataaaacaaaaACTCATGAGGCCCCATTGTTTGAATTGTAGTAGTTGTTATTCCCAAGCCCCAAATGCCAATGACTCACTCACCCCAATCTACAAGACACACCACCACCTTAAACATCACAAAAAATGGGCGAAAAAATGGGTCATGCAATCATGGTGGCACTTCCATACCAAGGCCACATAACTCCTTACACGAATCTGGCCATCAAACTGGCTTCAAAGGGCATCGTCGTCACCTTCGTCCACCTAGAATTCATACACCACAAATTACCCCAACCCGACCCTTTCTCCATGCCTCGGGACTCCGGTCTCGATATCCGTTACACGACCATCAGCGATGGCTTTCCCCTGGATCACGATCGAGAAGACGACAACTACTGGGAGTCTATGTTCCAACATTTTTGGATTCGCGTTGATGAATTCGTTGGAGAGTTAATCCGGTCGGAGCCAGATTTGGCCCCTTTTCTGGTCACTGATACTTTGTTTACATGGCAAACGCCCGTCGCCGATAGGCACAACCTCTTGAAGGTATCGTTCTGGACCGAGCCAGCTTTGGTGTTTTCTTTAGCTTACCACGTTCAACTTCTACGACAAAATGGCCATTTTCCGTGTAAAGGTACGTCTCCtctgttttgtttgtgttgttgcTTCTCTTAAGATGAAATTCTGTgttaattaatttgttgttgAATGATGAGCAGACCATGTCGAGGAGGAAATAGATTACGTAGATGGAGTTAAGTCGATGAATACGAAGGATTTGATGCCGTATCTCAAGGAATCCGGCACTAGAAGCCTAGTGCACAGGGTGGAGATGAAGGCGTTCGAGGAAGTGAAGAAGGCTGATTTTATCTTGCACAACACAGTTTATGAGTTGGAATCTGAGACACTATCAGCTCTCAACAAAATCCAGCGCAACTACGCAGTTGGCCCCATTAGCTTCTCCAAAAATCTATCTGCCTATGCTGTCAGCAGGAGCTTATGGTCCGAATCAGACTGCTCCGAGTGGCTCCAATCCAAGCCGCCCGGTTCGGTTCTGTACGTCTCGTTCGGGAGCTTTCTTCAGGCCAGCAAGCACGTCGTTGGAGAAATAGCTTATGGACTTGTGCTCAGCCGAGTAAGTTTCGTTTGGGTGATGCGAGAGGATGCTGATTTGCCGAGTGGGTTCAGGGACGAGATCAAAGAAAGGGGACTGGTCGTGCCGTGGTGCGATCAAATTAGGGTTCTTTCAAATCCGGCCGTTGGAGGGTTCTTGACGCACTGTGGGTGGAACTCGGTGTTGGAGAGCATGTGGTGTGGCGTCCCGATGATTTGTTATCCGTTGGATTACGATCAACCCACGAATCGGAAATTGGTGGTCGACGACTGGAAGATCGGGATCAATCTTTGCGAGGGTGAATGTGTTGAGAGGGAGGAAGTTTCGGAGAAGACGGACGAGTTTATGAATGGAGGTGTTTCGGAGAGGCTGAGGCAGGAGCTGAAGAAAGTGGGTGCCAAACTGCATCAGGCATTGGAAAGTGATGGATCATCTGAGGCCAATTTCGATCAATTTGTAAAGGATTTGAAAGCCAAATTAGCTGGCTAAGGTTTCCAAGTTCAAAGCAATCTTTAAAAGAAAAGTTTTACTCTGTTTAAACAAGAATAATTTCTTTAACCTCTCAATAGTCAAAGCATGTACATTTTACCTGTAAATCTGTGCAGGAAAGCAGTTTTCATTGAATTGGAGATGCAATCAGCAGCAAGCTGGCCAACTTTCACCAGCCAAATGCAATGCAATAGATTCTACATATAATTGAACAACGAAAAAATTAGTTAAACTAGAAATTAACAAGAAATTAATGTCAAAACAGAAAGCGGACTAACTCTAAAGAAGGAATGATGAAATTTGATAAATCAGTAACAGAAAGAATCATTAACTGCTTATCTCTGATCGATATATTTATTGTACTTGGAAACTTAATACACTATCAACAATAGTTGTAGTTTTCCGAAATACTGGTGaaataaatagtaaaatttagAGGACTGTAAAGTTATGAATGATAAAGTAATCATATAAAGGAGATCATGAGAAATATCAAATATGCTTCAAAAATTGAAGTTTTTTCAGTTGTTAATCGATTAGAAACATCTTACCTTGTCTTAAAGAGGGGCTCTGTCCAGGAAATGACCATTGCTAGCAAGGAGAGCTAGACCACTTCTCAGGCAGCAAATTACAAGCTCACCAATTCTTAACCGAGATAAACTCCAAGATATATACACAGACTGTACGGACTGTCCTATTCTTCAGCCTTTGTTTTCCACTTTAGAAAGTAAGAGTCTGTACATAGGGTCACCGCGATCTAACACGTGCCTTTCCCAATCAGATGGCACCCCAAATGGATTCTCCTTAAGCCATCCTACTTCTTTAGTTTCCACGTATGCCGAGTGTTCCACAACTGCAAGCTTTCCCTTGCCATATATAAAGAATTCTTCTTTCATTCTCATAGCGACAGCTTCTATATCAGATTGGAGAAATACCTGCAAATCAAGAGAGGGGAAATGCATAGATGTCTATTTAGTATTTACCAGCTGACTTTGTTGCATATTGGATTACAACGATAGGCCAAGGTTCCATCAAAAGCTTTCAGCCTTAAACAATGAAAACCCTTAGTACTGAAGTGCTTTATCTGTTTTAGATAGCTTATGTAGTTTATGAGTCGAagaaaattttgttttcaaatcTCAGTAATATAGAGCATAAATTATCCCTTCATATATCTGGTTTATAGTTATAATCCTTATCTGTAACAGATTCAATATGAATTAGTATCATTTGGATAGAGTTATATCCAAATAcaataataatcaatttctaataGGTATTTCAAAAATGATAGTAGAGCATGTTAATGATTTTGTACCTTCCCACCACACACTAGCCTATCAGCTATTGCTTCAACTAACGACTTCTGCAACATTCTCCACCGGAATTGTGGTTTGTTGAAGTCGGGGTTCGGACACTGGGATCACAATACACCTTGTTTGATGAGAAGGAATATCATAAAATGTGCTGGTGCGACAAAAAAAGCCAGTATATTACCTGTATTGATACAAGAACCAAATCCCCTGGGTAACTGGAAACTATGGACCGAAAAGTTGATGTTGCGTTTGTTGCAATGAAGTGCCTAAAGGCAAGATTGGCCATTTAGGCATTGATATATAAACTCCATTGCTAAGTactatataaaatatagtaattctTAATTCTtactaacaaaaaaaaaaaaaaagcagcaGCAGCATTCATCCTCTCCTCTAAACCTAATACTCACAGCACCATGAGAATAGTCATAGCTTCATTCTTCAGCATTCAATCTTTTGTAGCATAAATCTGAAACATcgaatttaattttactaattcCACAATCAATAAGTTTAGTTATTCAAGAGTTTCTGAGGAGAGGATCATCCTTTACGTGCATGATTTTCCCCCAATAAAAGTTTCCTTCCACCTAGTAATTGCCAATTGAACTTGGTCTTGAATCTTGATGTTCAGATATTTTGTCCTTTgattatgatgattttttttttactttttacaaTGTAGACCACCGGGTAGACACGTTTTCATTTACCTGATGCTAAATTTTAGCTATGGACTgaattagtattatattatcaGCTGCTAAATGGAACCGCACAGTGAAAGCATATAGCCATGCAGGGATGAAACTACGTACACATTGTGGATGCCAAGTCGATGAACATCATCTAGACAACGATCAACCAGCTGAAACAAGATCAGAGGAAAAAAGCCTAGTTAATTTACAACTTAAAATTCAACTATCAATATCTTTACAAGAAACAATAACCTACCTTTGCATTCATTTCGAGCCCAAGAAAGTTCATATCTTCTAATCTCCTTCCCAttccaaacaaaaacaaaccatTACCTGTATCAAGCACATAATTGGGGTGGTTATTCTATTAGACTGGCTATAGATATAAAGAAGGTCCTAAGCTTAATTACTCAAACAGAAAACCTTCAGCAGATTAACAACATTTGAGAGCAAAACTACTATTTTCTGGCATATTAGCCGAGAGACATTACCACTTCCAACATCAACAATCAGAGGTCTCATTGGATCATCATAGACAACACTCCAGTCTATCAGAAAGGGATACGCCTGCAAAATTCAAAAGATTATAAAAGACTCAAACATCAGCAAGAACAGAGTAAGATTCCAGATTGTTGATGAAATAATGAAAAACCACACTAAATTTCCTAGATGGAGGCACGAGCTTGGATAAGATAAATACGTAGTGAAAGAGGAAGGATGAATCTATCTTCTTGATTAAAATTTCCAGAACACCACAGCAATTCCTCTGACAACCTTTTTATTACTGAATTTTAAAACTACATGGTTCATCCAAAAAGGGCATGAACTGACCTATTCTTACACAACAAGATTATTTATTGTTCATAAGGTTTATTCAGGACAGTTTCCAGTAAGTGTTTATATGAATCGTTAATCTTTCTTTCATGcagtttttactttatttattaCCAAAACACTATACTTGACTGCTAATACAGTCGAAGATGGAGTAGCAGATACATACTCTATCCAATGCCAATACCCCTGGAAGTTTTCCTCCTTTAAGAACCTCCCAAACAACTGCAGCACTTTTGAGAAAATTATCATGTGAAAAAGACTTTGATTTCCCCAGTGATTCTTCAAATTCCATTTTTCCAACAAAAGTTATGTTGCAACTGCTGAGTGTACCAAGTGCTTCAGCAAGTTTAAATGTCCCAACTTTGTCTTGTTTTCTAGGGCTAAATCTCAATGGGCCAATCCACGTTATTTTCtgaagaaaatgaataaaaaaatgtaaagaGAAACATATCGATGCTGAAAAGTTCACAGGACACTATTTATGAAGGGAAAACCAAGCAATTGCATTTTAACTCAACAATGAATAAAGTAAGCTTCTCTCAGAACAGATATTTCTGTGACATTTAGCACCTTGCTCTCTGAAAGAAAATAGGTAATCTCTTCTAATGATCTTGGTCCAATATCAACAGGTTGCCAACCTGGAACCATACAAATTTGCAATAAAAATGATATGtgataaatatatcatattatgAAATTCTGGTTTAATTTGCCACATTTAATTATAGCATGTGCATCACACATACACAGAGCAAGGTGCTTCTCAATGATACCTTCGGGAATAGAATGAACAGAAGCTATCTGAATCTCCTCCGACACATGATCCGTGATGCACCAAACATCTTGAGGCAGAACAACTGGAATATTTCTCAACTTTGCAGACTCCACTATCCTAGTAGCTTCTTCTAGAGCTCCAGTTTCCACAAATTTCATGGGAATGGGTGCTCCTAGAGCATGCAATATTTGAAATGCCATAGTTCCAACAAAGACTAAGCCATCACATGTAGATACTAAAGACTGCAAGGCTGCAGCTTTGTCTGCCAGTTTTCCTCCACCTATCTGTGCATGAAACATTGAAGCCCTATGAATAATATAGAAAAAGGTTCGGAAGAAATATGCAATTCTAAATAAGTTTCTTTAAGTTGAGAATATAACATTACAATAGCCATATAGGGCCTTTCAGTGTTTTTGATAATTTTCTTCAGCTTATATAGGCCCTCCTCAAAGTAAAACCCCGCGATGCAGGCATAGCAAAATCTAGCAGCGCCAACTGTtgaagcaagaactttatgagATTCAGAAAAGGCATCATTAACAATTATATCAACCCCAGAAACAAGTTCTTTGGCAAACTTTGAACAGTTTGCTCTTTCCCCCTTGAAGCAGAAAAGATTCTCAATCAAAAGAATGCCAGGTGTTTTACTATCATCCACATCTAAATGCATGAATCCTGAAACATGTTTCACTGGAACAACTTCAAGTTCAAGCATGGATGACAGGAAATCTGCAGCACACAGAAAACATTCAATAAATGAGGACTCAAGATGTAATTACATTGCGAAAACTGTCATGATCATTGAACTAGTAGAATCAAATGCACACCTGCAACAGATTTTGTCGAGAGACTTCCTTCTACATTGAACTTAGGGTTTGCACTCTCATTCCAACTACCCACCAGAATCACTTTTGCCCTTGAATCATACAAGTACTTAATGGTGGAGAAAGCATTTTCTGGCAACGGTTTATGATCCTTCATCCCTTGAAGTATGACCAGTGTATCAAACCTGACCATGACAACTTTTCCAAATAGCTCCTTCCTGGGGAAGTTCCTCAGGGATTGTACATTTGGAAACACAGCAAATTTTCTGCGATCATAATTATAATCCTAGAGAATGATAATACAAAAATTATTTTGTGAGGCTACCCTGCACACGAGAA is a window encoding:
- the LOC130997788 gene encoding phosphoglycerate kinase, cytosolic-like isoform X1 gives rise to the protein MNQVVEFRLTNIFFNSSNSQVFASISLKAPSDKSCYHPRNLTAHTKKRRSIHLSPLPALSELVDWTQHSLVQEDYNYDRRKFAVFPNVQSLRNFPRKELFGKVVMVRFDTLVILQGMKDHKPLPENAFSTIKYLYDSRAKVILVGSWNESANPKFNVEGSLSTKSVADFLSSMLELEVVPVKHVSGFMHLDVDDSKTPGILLIENLFCFKGERANCSKFAKELVSGVDIIVNDAFSESHKVLASTVGAARFCYACIAGFYFEEGLYKLKKIIKNTERPYMAIIGGGKLADKAAALQSLVSTCDGLVFVGTMAFQILHALGAPIPMKFVETGALEEATRIVESAKLRNIPVVLPQDVWCITDHVSEEIQIASVHSIPEGWQPVDIGPRSLEEITYFLSESKKITWIGPLRFSPRKQDKVGTFKLAEALGTLSSCNITFVGKMEFEESLGKSKSFSHDNFLKSAAVVWEVLKGGKLPGVLALDRAYPFLIDWSVVYDDPMRPLIVDVGSGNGLFLFGMGRRLEDMNFLGLEMNAKLVDRCLDDVHRLGIHNVHFIATNATSTFRSIVSSYPGDLVLVSIQCPNPDFNKPQFRWRMLQKSLVEAIADRLVCGGKVFLQSDIEAVAMRMKEEFFIYGKGKLAVVEHSAYVETKEVGWLKENPFGVPSDWERHVLDRGDPMYRLLLSKVENKG
- the LOC130997789 gene encoding UDP-glycosyltransferase 86A1-like, which encodes MGEKMGHAIMVALPYQGHITPYTNLAIKLASKGIVVTFVHLEFIHHKLPQPDPFSMPRDSGLDIRYTTISDGFPLDHDREDDNYWESMFQHFWIRVDEFVGELIRSEPDLAPFLVTDTLFTWQTPVADRHNLLKVSFWTEPALVFSLAYHVQLLRQNGHFPCKDHVEEEIDYVDGVKSMNTKDLMPYLKESGTRSLVHRVEMKAFEEVKKADFILHNTVYELESETLSALNKIQRNYAVGPISFSKNLSAYAVSRSLWSESDCSEWLQSKPPGSVLYVSFGSFLQASKHVVGEIAYGLVLSRVSFVWVMREDADLPSGFRDEIKERGLVVPWCDQIRVLSNPAVGGFLTHCGWNSVLESMWCGVPMICYPLDYDQPTNRKLVVDDWKIGINLCEGECVEREEVSEKTDEFMNGGVSERLRQELKKVGAKLHQALESDGSSEANFDQFVKDLKAKLAG
- the LOC130997788 gene encoding phosphoglycerate kinase, cytosolic-like isoform X4, with protein sequence MNQVVEFRLTNIFFNSSNSQVFASISLKAPSDKSCYHPRNLTAHTKKRRSIHLSPLPALSELVDWTQHSLVQEDYNYDRRKFAVFPNVQSLRNFPRKELFGKVVMVRFDTLVILQGMKDHKPLPENAFSTIKYLYDSRAKVILVGSWNESANPKFNVEGSLSTKSVADFLSSMLELEVVPVKHVSGFMHLDVDDSKTPGILLIENLFCFKGERANCSKFAKELVSGVDIIVNDAFSESHKVLASTVGAARFCYACIAGFYFEEGLYKLKKIIKNTERPYMAIIGGGKLADKAAALQSLVSTCDGLVFVGTMAFQILHALGAPIPMKFVETGALEEATRIVESAKLRNIPVVLPQDVWCITDHVSEEIQIASVHSIPEGWQPVDIGPRSLEEITYFLSESKKITWIGPLRFSPRKQDKVGTFKLAEALGTLSSCNITFVGKMEFEESLGKSKSFSHDNFLKSAAVVWEVLKGGKLPGVLALDRAYPFLIDWSVVYDDPMRPLIVDVGSGNGLFLFGMGRRLEDMNFLGLEMNAKLVDRCLDDVHRLGIHNVFMLQKIEC
- the LOC130997788 gene encoding uncharacterized protein LOC130997788 isoform X2, producing the protein MNQVVEFRLTNIFFNSSNSQVFASISLKAPSDKSCYHPRNLTAHTKKRRSIHLSPLPALSELVDWTQHSLVQEDYNYDRRKFAVFPNVQSLRNFPRKELFGKVVMVRFDTLVILQGMKDHKPLPENAFSTIKYLYDSRAKVILVGSWNESANPKFNVEGSLSTKSVADFLSSMLELEVVPVKHVSGFMHLDVDDSKTPGILLIENLFCFKGERANCSKFAKELVSGVDIIVNDAFSESHKVLASTVGAARFCYACIAGFYFEEGLYKLKKIIKNTERPYMAIIGGGKLADKAAALQSLVSTCDGLVFVGTMAFQILHALGAPIPMKFVETGALEEATRIVESAKLRNIPVVLPQDVWCITDHVSEEIQIASVHSIPEGWQPVDIGPRSLEEITYFLSESKAYPFLIDWSVVYDDPMRPLIVDVGSGNGLFLFGMGRRLEDMNFLGLEMNAKLVDRCLDDVHRLGIHNVHFIATNATSTFRSIVSSYPGDLVLVSIQCPNPDFNKPQFRWRMLQKSLVEAIADRLVCGGKVFLQSDIEAVAMRMKEEFFIYGKGKLAVVEHSAYVETKEVGWLKENPFGVPSDWERHVLDRGDPMYRLLLSKVENKG
- the LOC130997788 gene encoding phosphoglycerate kinase, cytosolic-like isoform X3, which translates into the protein MVRFDTLVILQGMKDHKPLPENAFSTIKYLYDSRAKVILVGSWNESANPKFNVEGSLSTKSVADFLSSMLELEVVPVKHVSGFMHLDVDDSKTPGILLIENLFCFKGERANCSKFAKELVSGVDIIVNDAFSESHKVLASTVGAARFCYACIAGFYFEEGLYKLKKIIKNTERPYMAIIGGGKLADKAAALQSLVSTCDGLVFVGTMAFQILHALGAPIPMKFVETGALEEATRIVESAKLRNIPVVLPQDVWCITDHVSEEIQIASVHSIPEGWQPVDIGPRSLEEITYFLSESKKITWIGPLRFSPRKQDKVGTFKLAEALGTLSSCNITFVGKMEFEESLGKSKSFSHDNFLKSAAVVWEVLKGGKLPGVLALDRAYPFLIDWSVVYDDPMRPLIVDVGSGNGLFLFGMGRRLEDMNFLGLEMNAKLVDRCLDDVHRLGIHNVHFIATNATSTFRSIVSSYPGDLVLVSIQCPNPDFNKPQFRWRMLQKSLVEAIADRLVCGGKVFLQSDIEAVAMRMKEEFFIYGKGKLAVVEHSAYVETKEVGWLKENPFGVPSDWERHVLDRGDPMYRLLLSKVENKG